TTACCGGCGAAAGCCTGCCGATCGAAAAAACCATTGGCGATAAAGTCTTCGCGGGCACCATCAACCAGGCCGGTGCCCTGGAGTACCGGGTGACGGCTGCGGCCAACAACTCGACGCTGGCGCGCATCATCCACGCCGTGGAGCAAGCCCAGGGCTCACGGGCGCCTACCCAGCGTTTCGTCGACAGCTTCTCGAAAATCTATACCCCGCTGGTGTTCGTGTTTGCCTTGGCAGTGGCCGTGATCCCGCCCCTGTTCATGGGCGGCGTATGGTTCGACTGGATCTACCGCGCTCTGGTGTTGCTGGTGGTGGCGTGCCCGTGTGCGCTGGTGATCTCGACTCCGGTCACCATCGTCAGCGGCCTGGCAGCAGCGGCCCGCAAGGGGATTTTGGTCAAGGGCGGTGTGTACCTCGAAAGCGGCCACAAACTCGACTTTCTGGCCCTCGACAAGACCGGCACCATCACCCACGGCAAGCCGGTGCAAACCGACTACCTGCCCCTTGATCCGTTGGTCACCGACAGCGCCGTAGTGTTGGCCGCGAGCCTTGCCTCGCGCTCCGATCACCCGGTCTCACTGGCCGTGGCCACTGCGGCTGTGGATAAAAACCTGCAATTGAGCGCTGTGGATAACTTTGCCGCCCTGGCGGGGCGCGGTGTGCGAGGCGAGATTGACGGCAAGCTTTACCACCTGGGCAACCATCGTCTGGTAGAGGAGCTGGGCCTGTGCTCGCCTGCCCTTGAAGCCAAACTCTTTGCGCTGGAAGAGCAGGGCAAAACGGTCATCTTGCTGTGTGACAACTCAGGCCCGATGGCGCTTTTTGCGGTGGCAGACACCGTCAAGGAAACCAGTCGCGAAGCGATTCGGGAGTTGCATGAACTGGGCATCAAAACCTTGATGCTGACCGGCGATAACCCGCACACCGCCAGTGCCATTGCGGCCCAGGTCGGCATCGACGAAGCGCAAGGCAACTTGCTGCCGGAGGACAAGCTCAAGGCGATCGAAGCCCTGTACGCCAAAGGTCATCACGTGGGCATGGTGGGTGACGGGATCAACGACGCCCCGGCCCTGGCCCGCGCCGAGATTGGTTTTGCGATGGCCGCGGCAGGTACAGATACTGCGATTGAGACGGCGGATGTCGCCCTGATGGACGACGATCTGCGCAAGATCCCGGCATTCATTCGCCTGTCACGCCAAACCTCCAGCATCCTGAAGCAGAACATTGCCCTGGCATTGGTCATCAAAGCGATCTTTCTTGCGGTAACCTTCCTCGGTATGGCCACCATGTGGATGGCCGTGTTTGCCGACATGGGCGTCAGCCTGTTGGTGGTATTCAACGGTTTGCGCCTGTTGCGCAAATAGAACAAGAGAGGCCGCAGTGTTAAGTGCCGAGCTGAAAGCGTTTTACCGGGTGGCCCAGTTGGGCAGCATTACTCAGGCCGCGAAAAAGCTCGGGCTTAGCCAGCCGACTGTGACCACGCAAATCCGCAACCTCGAAAGCAAGTACGCCGTGGAGCTGTTCTATCGCGGCGCACGGCGCCTGACCCTCAGCGATGAGGGTGTGCGCTTGCTGCCGATGGTCAAGGCGCTGCTCCAGCAAGAAGCCGACATTGAGTTCTTTTTGCGCAACAGCGGTCAGGGTATGGGCACCTTGCGCATCGCCGCCACGGCGCCGTATTACATCCTCGATCTGGTGAAGGCCTTTCGAGAGCGCTTGCCGCAGATCGAAGTGTCGGTGGACATCGGCAACTCCCAGCAGGTGCTTGAAGCGCTGGATGAATACCGGGTCGACATCGCCGCTTCGTCGCAGTTACTGGAGGACCCGCGCCTGATTCGCCGCGTACTCGGCACCGATCCGCTGGTGCTGGCGGTGCATCGCAATCACCCGCTGGCCAAGCTCGAACACGTGCCATTGAGTGCGCTGGCGGGGCATTGCCTGTTGATGCGCGAACAGGGCTCGACCACGCGCAAGCTGACAGAAGAACTGCTTGAAAGCGCCGGTGTGAGTTTTGGCCCATTGCTGGAGATTGGCAGCCGCGAGTCGATCCGCGAGGCGGTATTGCGCAACATCGGCATCAGCATCATTGCCCGGCAAGAGGTGCCCCACGACCCGCAGCTTCGGGTGCTGACCCTGGAAAATGCGCCGGTCATTCACGAATATCTGTACTGCCTCAAAGAGCGCAAATCGGCGCGTTTGCCCGCGGCATTTCTGGGGCTGGCGCAGGAAATGGCCCCGGCCTGAGATTTTTTGTAGCCGCTGCCGAAGGCGGCGATAAGGGCCGAAGGACCTTTGCTCTTGAAACAGCGCGACCCCTGCGGGCTCGATCGCAGCCTTCGGCAGCGGCTACAGGACAACGGCAACTGTGGGCGCGAGCCTGCTCGCTCCCACAGTAGGGCTTGACCTACAACAGAGTATCTACAGGGATCAGATTGCTTAAGGCGTTCACTACCCAAATCCACCAATACCACTATCGGCAGCTTTGGCCTTGCTGCCACATCTTGTACGCATTGCGTCTCTAGGATGACCCCCATCTGCTTGATGAGGTGCATCCATGAACCGCTCGAACGCAACCGCTTTGACCCAACCCGGCGTACCGATGAAGGTGCGCAATGTGAGCAAGCGCTTTGGCGCCTTTACCGCGCTGGACAACGTCTCGCTGGACGTGGCCGCAGGCGAGTTGGTGTGTCTGCTCGGGCCTTCCGGCTGCGGCAAGACCACGCTGTTGCGTTGCATCGCAGGGCTGGAGCGCCAGGACAACGGTGCGTTGTACCTCGGTGAGCGCGATGTGTCCGATCTCGCCCCTCAAGCCCGAGATTACGGGATTCTGTTTCAGTCCTACGCCCTGTTCCCCAATCTGAGCGTTGAAGCCAACATCGCCTACGGCCTGGCCGGCAGCAATCGCGATGTGGTGCGCAAGCGGGTTGGCGACATGCTGGAGCTGGTGGGCCTGACCGGCAGCGAAAAGAAGTTCCCTGGCCAGCTTTCCGGCGGCCAGCAGCAACGTGTTGCCCTGGCCCGCGCGCTGGCGCCGTCGCCGTCCTTGCTGTTGCTCGACGAGCCGATGTCGGCGCTGGATGCCCGGGTACGTGAGCACCTGTGTACCGAGCTGCGCCAACTGCAGCGCAGCCTGGGGATCACCACCTTGATGGTGACCCACAACCAGGACGAAGCCATGTTGATGGCTGACCGCATCGCCGTGATGAACAACGGCAAGGTCGAGCAATACGCCACCCCGCAAGAAATCTACGACAAACCCGCCACGCCGTTTGTCGCCGAGTTTGTCGGGCAGGGCAACTGGCTTCCATTCCAGCGCAGCAGTGACAGCCACGCGCAGGTGGGCGGGATGAACATGCGTCTGGCAGACGACGCCGGGCGGGCCGCCTCGGGCCGTTTGTTCTGTCGCCCCGAAGCCATCAGCGTCAACCCGGTGCTGCACCAGGAAAACCTGTTCCCGGCGCGGGTGCGTGAAATCACCTTTCTGGGCAACCGGTGCCGCATGAGTTTTGAGCTCAACCATTTGCCGGGCCATGCGCTGACCGCCGAAGTCGGCAGCCAGGACTTGCCGCGCCTTGGCGCTCCGGACATTTTTGTCGCCCTGCCGCCGGGCAGCCTGCAGGTGTTTGCCTGATATGGCCGCGCAAATGACCTTGCCGTTACCCGGCAAAGTGACCCGCAAAGCCTCGAAGGCGGAGCTCGGTGACCGCATCTTCGTCGTGGGCGGCAAGCTGCTGTTGCTGCTGCTGTTGGGCGTCGCGGTGCTGATGCCGTTGCTGGCGATTTTCTGGCGCGGGTTCAGTGCCGAAGATGGCCAGGGCGGCGGTTGGGTCGCCGCACGGGAGCTGGTCACCAGCGATAACTTCCACTGGCTGGTGGGCAATAGCCTCAAAGTTGCGCTCAGCGTAGCGGCAATTGTTGTACCGCTGGCATACCTGTTTGCCTACGCCCTGCAACGCACCATGATCCCCGGCAAGCGTATCTGGCGCGGGATGTCGCTGTTGCCGCTGATGGCTCCGTCGATGTTGCCGGGCATTGCGCTGGTTTACCTGTTCGGTAACCAGGGCATGTTGCGCGGGCTCATTTCGGACAACATCTACGGCTTCTGGGGGATCGTGCTCGGTGAAGTGATTTATACCTTCCCCCACGCGTTGATGATTTTGCTGTCGGCCTTGTCGCTGGCCGATGCGCGCTTGTTTGACGCGGCATCGAGCATGGGCGCCGGTCCGTTTAAAGCCTTTCGCAGCATCACCTGGCCAGGCACCAAACAGGCCGTGTTCGCGGCGTTCTGCCTGGTGTTCACCCTGACCATCACCGACTTCGGTGTGCCCGTTGTAGTGGGCGGCGACTATCAAGTGCTGGCGCTGGAAGCCTACAAGGCCGTGGTCGGGCAGCAGCAATTCGGTCGCGGCGCGCTGATCGGCATGGTCTTGCTACTGCCTGCGTTGTTCAGCTTCGGGGTCGATGCCTGGCTGCGCCGCCAGCATGGCGATTCCATGAGTGGCCGCGCCCAGGTGTTCAAACCAGTGCCTTCCAAAGTGCGTGACCGCTGCTACCTGACCATCGTGCTGCTGATCTGCGCCATTTTGCTGCTGGTATTCGGCATGGCGGTGTACTCGTCGCTGGTCAAGTTCTGGCCGTACAACCTGTCCTTGTCGCTCAACCACTACCAATTCAACGACACGGCCGGCGGCGGCTGGCTGGCCTATCGCAACAGCGTGACGATGGCGGTGTGTACGGCCTTGATCGGCAGTGCGGTCATCTTCACCGGTGCCTATCTGATGGAGAAAACCAAGGGCCAGAAAGGACTCAACCTGGCCCTGCGCATGCTCAGCTTTGTGCCGATGGCGGTGCCCGGCCTGGTGCTTGGCCTGGGCTACGTGTTCTTTTTCAACTTGCCCGGCAACCCGCTTCACGTGCTCTACGGCACCATGACTCTGCTGGTGGTGTGCACCATTGCTCACTATTTGACCACCGCACAAATGACCGCCACGACGGCACTGCGTCAGCTCGACGGCGAATTCGAAGCTGCTGCGCTGTCGCTCAAGGCCCCTCTGTATCGCCATTACTGGCGCGTCACCGTACCGATCTGCCTGCCGGCGCTGCTGGACATCATCCGCTACCTGTTTGTCTCGGCGATGACCACCGTGTCAGCGGCGATCTTCCTCTACAGCCCCGACACCATCCTGGCGGCGGTGGCGGTGCTGAACATGGACGACGCCGGCAACGTGGGCGGCGCGGCGGCCATGTCGACCCTGATCCTGTTCACCTCGGCAGGTGTGTCCCTGCTGCTGGCCTGGGCTTCGCGCGGCCTGCTGCGCCGCTCCCAGGCCTGGCGCCAGGGCGCTCCTGCTCAATGATTCGTGCCCTCTCAATCCAGCCCCTACCACCTAAAAGGAACCGCACCATGTTCAAGCCACTTGCTCTTGCCGCTGCTGTCCTCACTGCTTTTAGCTTCAACGCGTTTGCTGCCAAAACCGAGCTGACCGTGTACACGGCCCTCGAAGCCGAGCAGCTCAAAACCTATAAGCAGGCTTTTGAGAAGGCCAACCCGGACGTCGAGATCAAGTGGGTGCGCGACTCCACCGGCATCATCACGGCCAAGTTGCTGGCTGAGAAAGCCCGCCCGCAAGCGGATGCAGTGTGGGGGCTGGCCGCGTCCAGCCTGGCGATCCTCGACCAGCAGGGCATGCTGCAAAGCTATGCGCCCAAAGACCTGGCCAAGATCGGCGCCAACTACCGCGATACGGCCAACCCGCCTGCCTGGGTGGGGATGGACGTGTGGGCCGCCACCATTTGCTTCAACACCATCGAAGCCGAAAAGCAGGGCCTGACCAAGCCGGTGAGCTGGCAAGACCTGACCAAGCCCGAGTACAAGGGCAAGATCGTCATGCCTAACCCGGCTTCGTCCGGCACCGGTTTTCTGGACGTGAGTGCGTGGCTGCAAACCTTCGGTGAGAAGCAGGGCTGGCAGTTCATGGATGATCTGCACCAGAACATCGGCCAGTACGTCCACTCGGGTTCCAAGCCGTGCAAGCTGGCGGCCTCGGGTGAGTTCCCGATCGGCATTTCGTTTGAATACCCGGCCGTGCAGCTCAAGCGCCAGGGCGCACCGCTGGACATCGTGTTGCCAAAAGAAGGCCTGGGCTGGGAAATCGAAGCCACTGCCGTGATCAAAGGCACACCGCATGAAGAGGCGGCGAAAAAGCTGGCTGACTTCTCCGCCAGCCCTGCAGCGATGGAGCTTTATAAAGAGAACTTTGCGGTACTGGCGCAGCCCGGCATTGCCAAGCCACAGACGGAACTGCCGGCCGATTATGAGCAACGCCTGATCAAAAACGACTTCGCCTGGGCCTCCAAGAACCGCGACAGCATTCTGGCCGAATGGCGCAAGCGCTATGACGGCAAGTCCGAGAAAGTGGCGCAGTAAAGCCCCTCACCCCAACCCTCTCCCACAGGGAGAGGGCGCTTGATCGGGGTGTTCCCGAATAGTGTGTACGACTCAAATCTGCCCCCTCTCCCTCTGGGAGAGGGCTGGGGTGAGGGTTGTGGCTATACAAGGACTTCAAGATGTCCCAATCCGATTCAATCCTTATCGTCGGCGCTGGCATTCTGGGCTTGTCCCATGCCTACGCCGCTGCAAGACGCGGGCTCAAGGTGCGCGTATTCGAGCGCACCGCCACGCCCTTGGGTGCTTCGGTACGCAACTTTGGCCAGGCACTGGTCACCGGCCAACCTCCCGGCGTGATGCTCGATCTGGCCCGTGCCAGCCGCAGCATTTGGGCTGACTGGGCACCGCGCGCAGGCTTTGAGCTCAAGCGTAATGGCTCATACCTGTTCGCCCGCACCGAAGCCGAAGAGCACTTGCTGGATGCTTTCTGCCAAGGCCGGGCTCGCGAATTTGGCTATCGCGCCGAACTGCTGCGCGGTGCAGAAATGGACGCGCTGTACGGCGGTCAATTCAGCCATCACCGTGCTGCGTTGCATGGTCTGGACGACCAGCAGGTCTATTCCCGGGAAGCGATTCCGGCATTGATTGCGTATCTGCAGCGTGACCTGGGTGTCGAGTTTCATTTTTCGACCCTGGTGCGCGACGTCGAGCCCGGTCAGGTCCACACCACAGCGGGCAGTTTCAAGGGTTCACAGGTGATTGTGTGTTCGGGTCACGATTACCTGACGTTGCTGGCTGAGCCGCTGGCCAAACTCAGTCCGCAGATTTGCCGCCTGCAAATGCTGCGCGTGCGACCCAAAGTCGATTTGAAGCTGCAACACGCCCTGATGACCGGGTTGAGCTGTGTGCATTACGGCGCCTTTGCCGACCTGCCGCAAGCGGCGGCGGTGCAGAACGAAATTCTGCGCGACAGCCCGCATCTGGATCAGCACGGCATTCATCTACTGATCAGCCCAACCCCTTACGGCGACCTGATTGTCGGTGATTCTCACGATTACGGCCGGGATCCATCGCCCTTTAACGGTGAACAGGTGGATAACTGGATGCTGCAACTCTGCGAAGAAACCCTTGGCTGTGAAGTCCGGGTGGTCGAGCGCTGGCAGGGGGTCTATGGTGCGAAAGGGGCCAAGCCGTTCTCCTGGCTGGAGGTGGCGCCCGGCTTGAATGCGGCGCTGATGCACTCCGGCGTCGGCATGAGCGTGGGCCCGGCGATGGCCGAGGGCAATATCGCCCGGTTGCTGGAGGAGAGGTGATGACTCACGCGCAGCAAGTGGTTGAAGACGTTTTTGGCTTGTATCAGCAATACGGCACTGACGATTACATCGGCGAGCCGGTGTCGCAAATCGAGCATATGTCCCAGGCCGCGCAGCTTGCGCTGAATGAGGGCTGTGATGATGAAGTGATCCTGGCGGCGTTCTTTCACGATATTGGCCACTTCTGCGGCAATAATGCACAGAACATGGGCGGATATGGTGTGGTCAGTCATGAGCTGGTAGGCGCCCGCTATTTGCGCCGTGCAGGCTTCAGCGAACGGCTGGCCAAGCTGGTGGAGTACCACGTGCAGGCCAAGCGCTACCTGACCTTGCGTCAGCCGGGGTATTACGACCTGCTGAGTGAAGCCAGTATTCGTACGCTGGGGTATCAGGGCGGCGTGATGAGCGAGGCCGAGGCGGATGCATTCGAGCAAGACCCACTGTGCCAGCTCAGCCTGCGCATGCGGGTCTGGGATGAGCAGGCCAAGGAAATGCACGTGCCACTGATCGACCTGCAACTCCTCAAGAACAAGGCCGTCCGCCTGTTAGAGGCTTAAGCACCCATTCTTGTGGGAGCAAGCCTGCTCGCGAAACAAACGACGCGGTGTATCAGCGATCCAATCGCGAGCAGGCTCGCTCCCACGGGGGTTGAGTCGGTACTTAGATCTGCCCGGCCAACGCCTCGATCTGCTCCTGGCGCTCAGCCTGGTTCAGCTTCGGATGCGGGTTGAGCGACGACCATTGCGGGTGCGCGCGGGCTTTGTTCAGGGCTTCGGGCAATTTGCCCTCGCGCCAGGTTTTGTCCTGCGGGGTGGCGACCTTGATGCTCTCCACCGCCGCATGCCCACGGGCATTGAGCGCATGCAGCAACTGTCGTTGGCGCAAGGCCAGCAGGCGCAACACGCTGTCGTCCACCGTCAACTCACGCTGGCCCTTGAGCTTGCCCAGCAAGCGGCTGCCGTAGCTGCGTGCGGTTTGCAGCGCCCCGCCGGCAATCGCCCCGGCCAATGCGGCTGCGCCCAGGGTCAGGCCGCCGACCATCAGGTCCACTCCAGCCCCGGCCGCCGCGCCTGCGGCAATCCCGCTACCGACCCGAACACCCAAGTGCTTGAGGGTTTCGGGGTTGAACAAGTCATCGCCCCAGCGCCCATCGAGCAACGGCAAGTCACTGGCGGCTGCATCGCTGGTGCGAAAGCCATACAGTTTGAGCATTGCCTCAACGCAGCGCTGCTCACGCTGACGGATCGCTTCACGCAGTTGCTGGATGGCCTGTTGTTCGGCGGCTTTTTCGCTGACCACGCTGCGTCGACATGCGGCGCAGTCGATCAATAATTCGGCGATCAAGCGCAGCGCACTGTGCTTGCGGGCTTCTCGTTGGGCCTCCTGGTCTGTAATCAGACGCTGCAGCGCCCCCCGTGAATGTTCCAGCAGCAGGGCCAGGCTTTCATACAAACGACGCTCGCCATCTTCAGGCGGGGCCACGCTGTCAAACCGCACCAGTGCATGCAAGCCCAGTCGTGCCAGAGCTTCGCGCCACTCGGGTTCGCGATGCTGCGGGCTGCTGACAAAATTGAGTACCGGCAGCAGCGGTCTGCCGCAACTGGCGAGCACACGGAGTTCGTCGCGGTACTTGGCCAGTACCGGCTCGCGGGCGTCGATCACATACAGTCCCGCATCCGATGCCAGCAGTTGGCGCAGTACTTTGGCTTCCTGCTCAAAACGCTGGCGCGCCTCGCTGCCTTCGAGAAACCGTGCCACCCGCGCCGGGCCATCAAGGCGTTCGCCGGGGTGGTCGAGGCGCTCGAGGTAGTCGAGCAGGGCGATGGCATCTTCCAGCCCCGGCGTGTCGTACAGCTCCAGCAACGGCTCGCCGTCTACCGAGAGCCGTGCGCCTTCGACATGGCGCGTGGTACTGGGGCGATGGGACACTTCGCCAAAGCCGACATCCCGGGTCAGGGTGCGCAGCAATGAGGTTTTGCCGACATTGGTGTGGCCGACTACGGCCAGCGTGAGTGGCTTAGTCATGGCCTGTCTCCAGCCAGTTCAAGGGCGCGCTGGCGGCGAAAGGCAGCCCCAGTTGTTGCAGCGCGGTGTGCCAGTCGCCCAGGCGATCGGCGTCCAGCGCCTGACCGGGCGGGGCTTGCAGCAGCCACACGCGGGTTTCGCTGGCACTGCGAGCCAGCTCGCCGATCAGCGCCAGGCTGCCGCGATCCGGCGAGCGACGCGGGTCGCAGGCAATGGCCAGCCGCGCCGGGGGGAAGCGGGTCATTTGTTCGAGCAGTTTTTGCCGGGACTCGCGGCTGTCGAGAATGCCCGCGTCCTTGACCGTGGCGGGCAATTTGGGTGGCCACGGGTGCTGGTCGTCCAGCTCAATGGCCACGATCAATGCGCCATCGGTTTGCAGGTCGCTGTGCCCGGCCTGCACGTTGTGCAATTGCTCGGGGGCGCGGTCGTTGATGCCCAGACGCTCGCTGCTGGGCATCAGGGGCTCACGCAACTGGCTGTAGCCGGGCAGGTTGAGATCCAGCTGCAAAGCGTTGCGTCCGCTTCTCCAGCGCCACAGGCACAAGGCTGCCAGAAGCAGGCGTGGAATCACGCCGTAGATCAGCACCACGCCGACCAGCCAGACCGCCCATGCCTGGCGCACCAGTTCGTTGTTGTAGAGGCTGCTGTCGTTGCTGATGCGGATCATCTCCACGGTAGGCACGCTGAAACCCAGCCAGTTGGGCAGTGCACCGAGGGCGCGGGTGGCGGCGACAAATACGTCGGCGCCCAGAATCGTGGTTTCCCAGATAAAGCCGTAACGCCGGGTGGCCATCAGTAACAGCAGCATCACCAGCGCGCTGAGCATCGCCAGCAGCCACAGGCCATTGACCAGTGTGCCGAGCGCCCAGCGATTGAGTTTTCGCCGTTGCAGCAACAGCAATAACGCGGGGGCCAATTGTGCGGCCTTGGCGTCGCGGGCGAATTTCTCGCTGAGCCACAACCACAGGCGGCCCAGGCTGGCACCGTGTTCGCCGGCAAACAGCAGCCCCAGCCCCCAGCTCAGAAGCAGGATCAGATTGATCCCGAGCAAACTGCCCAGTGCCCAGAACACATTGACCGGGGTTTGCCCGTCGCCCAGGGCCGCGAATGCAAGACCGGCGCCACTGATCACGGCCAGTACGGCCAGCACCAACAGCGCCAGCCGGGCACCTTGCAACCAGTGCTGCATGGCACTGAGCAAGCCATCACGTTCGGCCAGCCACAGGGCGCGGTTTTGCAGGCGTGTGGATAAGTCGCCTGCCGAGGTTCGGGCACGGCGATTGGCTTCGAGGTCGTCCAGCGGGCCCGCGTGTTCTTCGCGCAGGCGCACGGTTTCGGTCAACCAGAGGCGTTGTAATGGGGAAAGTTGAGTCACGCGACATTCCATTCAAGTGAGCAAAGAGCATAACCGCTGTTAGTCAGGCGGGGTACTGTCGGCGCGGGCCGCTCTGGTATCCTCGGCGCCATGAAAAAATCACTCCCCCTTAGCCTGATCGCGGCACTCGCTGAAAACCGCGTGATCGGCGTCGACAACAGCATGCCGTGGCATTTGCCTGCGGATTTCAAATACTTCAAGGCCACCACCCTGGGCAAGCCGATCATCATGGGTCGCAAAACCTGGGATTCGCTGGGTCGCCCGTTGCCGGGTCGCTTGAACCTGGTGGTCAGTCGTCAGACCGATCTGCAGCTCGAAGGTGCCGAGGTGTTTGCCTCCCTGGAGGCCGCTGTTGAGCGTGCCGAGCAGTGGGCAGCCGAGCAGGGCGTCAGCGAAGTGATGTTGATTGGCGGCGCGCAGCTGTACACCCAGGGCCTGGCGGATGCCGACCGGTTGTACCTGACGCGGGTGGGCCTGAGCCCGGAAGGCGATGCGTGGTTCCCTGAGTTTGATCAGGCGCAGTGGAAGCTGGTGTCAGAAGAGCTGCACGGGGCGGCAGATGGCAAACCGGCGTTCAGCTTTGAGGTGTGGGAAAGGGCTTAAGATCAAAAGGCCCTCACCACGCCTCTCCCGTAGGGAGAGGGGACTAAAGGCAAAAGCAGATTCTCGCAACCCCTCAAATCAGCACCCTCTCCCTCCGGGAGAGGGTTGGCTTTTAAGCGTGTGCCAGATCACCGTGATCGTCTTCAGCCAGAATGGCCTTGTCGGTCTGGTTCAGGATCTGGCTGGTCACCGTGCCGGCCACCATCGAACCGCTGACGTTCAGCGCCGTCCGGCCCATGTCGATCAACGGCTCGACCGAAATCAGCAACGCCACCAGCGATACCGGCAAGCCCATGGCCGGCAACACGATCAGTGCCGCGAAGGTTGCACCACCGCCCACACCGGCCACGCCCACTGAACTCAAGGTCACAATCGCTACCAGCGATGCGATCCACACAGGGTCTAGCGGGTTAATGCCGACGGTCGGGGCAACCATCACCGCCAACATGGCCGGGTACAGACCGGCACAGCCGTTCTGGCCAATGGTGGCGCCAAACGAGGCGGCAAAGCTGGCGATGGAAGACGGAATCCCCAAGCGACGGGTTTGCGCTTCAATGCTCAGCGGGATGCTGGCGGCGCTCGAACGGCTGGTGAAAGCAAACGTCAGCACCGGCCATACCTTGCGGAAAAAGCGCAGCGGGTTAACACCGGATACCGACACGATCACGCCGTGGATCACAAACATCAGCGCCAGGGCGATGTAGGACACCACCACAAAGCTGCCCAGTTTGATGATGTCTTGCACGTTGGACATGGCGACCACTTTGGTCATCAGGGCCAGAACGCCATACGGGGTCAGTTTCATCACCAGACGCACCAGACGCATCACCCAGGCTTGCAGGGTGTCGATGGCGCTGAGGATCTTGCCGCCTTTTTCCGGTTCGTCCTTGAACAGTTGCAGTGCAGCAATACCCAGGAATGCAGCGAAAATCACCACGCTGATGATCGACGTCGGCTTGGCCCGGGCCAGGTCGGCAAACGGGTTTTGCGGGATAAACGACAGCAGCAGTTGCGGCACGTTCAGGTCCGAAACCTTGCCCGCGTAATCGCTCTGGATCACTTGCAGACGGCTCATTTCAGCCGCGCCGGCCACCAGGCCATCGGCGGTCAGGCCGAACAGGTTGGTCAGGCCGATGCCCACCAGCGCTGCGATCATGGTGGTGAACAGCAGCGTGCCGA
This genomic stretch from Pseudomonas deceptionensis harbors:
- a CDS encoding phosphonate degradation HD-domain oxygenase, with protein sequence MTHAQQVVEDVFGLYQQYGTDDYIGEPVSQIEHMSQAAQLALNEGCDDEVILAAFFHDIGHFCGNNAQNMGGYGVVSHELVGARYLRRAGFSERLAKLVEYHVQAKRYLTLRQPGYYDLLSEASIRTLGYQGGVMSEAEADAFEQDPLCQLSLRMRVWDEQAKEMHVPLIDLQLLKNKAVRLLEA
- a CDS encoding DUF2868 domain-containing protein produces the protein MTQLSPLQRLWLTETVRLREEHAGPLDDLEANRRARTSAGDLSTRLQNRALWLAERDGLLSAMQHWLQGARLALLVLAVLAVISGAGLAFAALGDGQTPVNVFWALGSLLGINLILLLSWGLGLLFAGEHGASLGRLWLWLSEKFARDAKAAQLAPALLLLLQRRKLNRWALGTLVNGLWLLAMLSALVMLLLLMATRRYGFIWETTILGADVFVAATRALGALPNWLGFSVPTVEMIRISNDSSLYNNELVRQAWAVWLVGVVLIYGVIPRLLLAALCLWRWRSGRNALQLDLNLPGYSQLREPLMPSSERLGINDRAPEQLHNVQAGHSDLQTDGALIVAIELDDQHPWPPKLPATVKDAGILDSRESRQKLLEQMTRFPPARLAIACDPRRSPDRGSLALIGELARSASETRVWLLQAPPGQALDADRLGDWHTALQQLGLPFAASAPLNWLETGHD
- a CDS encoding dihydrofolate reductase; translated protein: MKKSLPLSLIAALAENRVIGVDNSMPWHLPADFKYFKATTLGKPIIMGRKTWDSLGRPLPGRLNLVVSRQTDLQLEGAEVFASLEAAVERAEQWAAEQGVSEVMLIGGAQLYTQGLADADRLYLTRVGLSPEGDAWFPEFDQAQWKLVSEELHGAADGKPAFSFEVWERA
- a CDS encoding GTPase/DUF3482 domain-containing protein, which gives rise to MTKPLTLAVVGHTNVGKTSLLRTLTRDVGFGEVSHRPSTTRHVEGARLSVDGEPLLELYDTPGLEDAIALLDYLERLDHPGERLDGPARVARFLEGSEARQRFEQEAKVLRQLLASDAGLYVIDAREPVLAKYRDELRVLASCGRPLLPVLNFVSSPQHREPEWREALARLGLHALVRFDSVAPPEDGERRLYESLALLLEHSRGALQRLITDQEAQREARKHSALRLIAELLIDCAACRRSVVSEKAAEQQAIQQLREAIRQREQRCVEAMLKLYGFRTSDAAASDLPLLDGRWGDDLFNPETLKHLGVRVGSGIAAGAAAGAGVDLMVGGLTLGAAALAGAIAGGALQTARSYGSRLLGKLKGQRELTVDDSVLRLLALRQRQLLHALNARGHAAVESIKVATPQDKTWREGKLPEALNKARAHPQWSSLNPHPKLNQAERQEQIEALAGQI
- a CDS encoding L-cystine transporter gives rise to the protein MNFPLILNLLVFLALLFGLSLTRHTAWSLAKKVLLALVLGVVFGLCLHMTYGADSPTLKTSIGWFDLVGSGYVQLLQMIVIPLVFASILSAVARLHNASSLGKISFLTIGTLLFTTMIAALVGIGLTNLFGLTADGLVAGAAEMSRLQVIQSDYAGKVSDLNVPQLLLSFIPQNPFADLARAKPTSIISVVIFAAFLGIAALQLFKDEPEKGGKILSAIDTLQAWVMRLVRLVMKLTPYGVLALMTKVVAMSNVQDIIKLGSFVVVSYIALALMFVIHGVIVSVSGVNPLRFFRKVWPVLTFAFTSRSSAASIPLSIEAQTRRLGIPSSIASFAASFGATIGQNGCAGLYPAMLAVMVAPTVGINPLDPVWIASLVAIVTLSSVGVAGVGGGATFAALIVLPAMGLPVSLVALLISVEPLIDMGRTALNVSGSMVAGTVTSQILNQTDKAILAEDDHGDLAHA